CTCTCATTAGTCATCCAGTCACGCTGTACTGGCACTGATGCTgtgctaatgtttttttgtgtgtgtgtgtgttttttcattcatCCAGAGTAAAATTATGGCCTCTTTATATTCATTTGTATGGGTAATAGCTTGACATTCATATTATCATATTCAGTTTGTtacaatgtgtggttattatcTGATTCTTTATGTAAACTTCACTTCTTGtcacctctgctgtgttttctgccCAACAATAGttgatattattgttttaacaatacGACGTGCACGagcacacacgcgtgcacacgTCCTGCCACAGCAGTGGATGAAATTGGAACGTGCAAAGAGTTGATTGAATCGTAAATCTACATACGAGGAGCTGACTTTATTTGTTGTGACTGAAGCCAGCGACTTagtctgattctgattctgttCCATAGTTATAAATAGAAAATGGGAGCAAAATGtgacataacaaaaaaaaacagtcattgaTTTCAGGAACTTAAGCAATACACTTGTCATCTCGAACCAGTGACCTTGAGGAGTGGATTCTTACAGCTGAAGAtatattaatgaataaataataacgGATTGTAATGACGAGGTGAATTATTGGAGAGCTGAATGGGATTGTGCAGGGTGTCAGagtcaaatgaccttggggccaataagtctggtcaagagggggccggtatttgtattattatatataatatcgCATCATCatatcacaataaagatattcatgatgataggTCACAGAATTTCTAAGTAAAAGGGCTTGTTTTGACATGGCATGAATGTAAAATTCCCAATAATAATGTACTTATGATGCaaaatctattaatatcaaaaacagagttAAATAATTGATCAAAAATGAGGTAAATAATAGCATGGACAACTGTTATCAAAACACTAAATAAGCTTACTTATATGTGATTTAATTTTAATCATGTGATAATTACAACCAGCATTCTGTCTATTTTCTATCACCTCACTGTCAGCTGTCACAGTCTGtcagtttgacaccactggtGCTTGTGATTCCTCCAGAATCCAGGGACAGACTTAAGAGAATCTACAAAGAAAAGACCaggaaaacattttctgacacaaCAAAGAGGGCTGCTGAGTGCTTGGAAGGGTGTTAAACTGGTTTACCACTAGATGccattaaatattacacacatgtGCCTTTTAGCTTCTGGtttaacccccaaaaaaataacttttatcATATCATACCCTCAGAGCTATAATATTTGACTAAAATGTACATCATTAAAAGTTCCCCAAATCTGTAGAATAAACCTGTGTGCTAGAAAATGAAcattaagaatttaaaaaacacaccaccTTCCGCCGTTGTCGATCATTTAAACAGTCACACCGTATAAGTAACTGAACAGCACTTTGTCACCCACATTGTGAACATAGCCATCGTAACGAGTAACTACATTAGGCAATTACCAGTGTTAGCACTTTTCCTTGTTATGTGATTATCCCTATAGCCCACAACCTTTACCGAGAATCCCCAGCTGCAACAGCCGAGGATTTGGAAAAACCCAATGACATTATGCTAATGTGGAGAGCTATTGCTGGATTGACATTTCTACTGATTGGGATTAGTGTTCTTATCCAGCCCCCACCCCACCCACGCTGAGATATCTGTTAAAAGAACATGGTTTTAACATCCCCAGTGTCAGGGGGTAATTTGTGGTGTTACTTAAGTAGGCTTGTTTCCATGCAATAGATTCAATTTCTTctgttacctttttttttttttttaataatcctGTACACTGTGGCCTGTCTGCATTCTGAGAACATTTGGAAACAGGAAATCCCCAATCCACGCCCACTGCAGTCAGATTTACTATGCCTTAACCCGTGCTAACGTGCCGCTGGCAGAatttgcagtgggaataatacacaagtccttatatggacatcctggggtgtgtgtttataggtcacatcatTCAGGGTTtacaaaatgcatatttttgtgttgttaagtcaaagttatgattcattttatatttcttttttttaaaaaaaggggagtAGTGATATTTGTGcgatatttcttttattttggttcgTAAAAACGAGCTCAgcgaactttgaaatgtgacttgTTTCTAAATATCACACATTCAATCTGGATTATAAAAGATTTTAGCACTTTTTGCACAGGTGTGTTTCATTATAGCTGGTGaacatggaaaacaaagaatcacatcatcagattgcctgtaggttgtgctgaaatGTCTCAATatagaaaaaaagcagcctaaaatGCTCAGTGTTCTAAGGTCCTGAGCACTTCCGTCTTGATGAGCACATACAGACAAACTAGACAACTCGTGCTGTGTGTTGGCCTTTATATATGAAGAAAAATATGATGATTTTTTGCGAATAGAATgggtgcaaacacacattaaaacttCAATATAGACCCTAGTAAAGTCACTTGTTCCAGTGGAAAGTTCCTGCGGTGGGAAACTTTCCATAATCCCCCAGCACTTTATCCTATCATTAATTAGTCCAATCACTTTTGGGGAATTGGTGGTGGAGGCAATAAACTGAGCCGGAATGAATTACTAACTGGGTATGTTggtaatatatattattaccAGGCATGGAGGATCTAACAAGAGAATGGCTACTTTAAAGGAAATGTGTGAAatggcatttttgttttgtttagtccCTCTCATTCGGACAAAATACACTTCACTGACGACTCCAGAGAAGAGCTGGTTTGACaagctttttttgttctctctccaCAGGCACCCATAAATTTGTGACAGAGGGGGAAAATCTGGAGCTGACAGCCGTCACCAAAGAGCAGTCGGGATCGTACGAGTGCATCGCCTCCAATGAGATCTCCAGTCCCGATGTTAGGACAGTGCAAGTCACCGTCAACTGTAAGGGCCCACGCGAGTCGCCGTTCGCATTGGTCAAACTATTGGAGGGAACACATTGCAGTGACACATGGGCTCACATAAACTGTTGACTGTGTGAAGATTCTGGAGAAATCCTGCTCTGAAGCCATTTTAATTACAATCGTGCGGCTAATTTCTTCCAGAAGGGAAATCTTTGTGCTCCACATGAAATTTGATGACTTTAGATCATACTAAAACTCATTATTGTATCCTTTTTTATCATACATTATTGTACTCTTGTACTGTATACAGTCCTTAATGATAGGCAACTGCTGTCACAGTCAAAGGAAATGTTATAGATTGATTTTAATGTATACATTATGATACAGCAATAGCAAATTTCTGTATGTAATGCTATTAAAAGgttatttcactttgttttataGATCCGCCGTTCATATCTAAGGCAAGAAGTACGGGTATTCCAGTCGGACAAAGAGGCGTCCTGCAATGTGAAGCCTCCGCTGTCCCGCGGGCAGATTTTGAGTGGTACAAAGAAGACCGCAGGCAAGTCTCTCTCGTCTGAGCTGCATCACTTCTATAGGCTTTTGCAACATTAGGAAAGATGGTTCATTGACCGCTTAATGGTATGGAATTGGTATCAGTAAAACCCTTGCgttaaaatcaataataaaaaggtGTCTCCCAGTCTCAAGGCTCTGACAGTAAATCTAAATCGAGGAGAAACTTCCAGCGTCCCACAACACTTTGTCCACTCAGGAGCCGGAACTCGGCCAAGAAGCGGTCACCAAACGTTCATGATGTGACATACGCTGGAGGGAGGGGTTAAACTTAGACAGGACGTGAACCAAGAGAGGATATAACAcatacagcagctttaaaactCAACTTTGTGGTGTGTCAAGTCCTCGTGTCACCTGGCAACGTCCTTGCGATcgcacacaggaagtttgttttatgtcaaaagtCAGAAAGTTGCAAAGACAGTGGAGTAGAGCTGAAGATCTCGACGGGACCCGGCGGCATGCGCTCGGGCTTGCGCGGTAAGTGCGATTGGCGTGAGAAAAAGATGCGAAAGTGGATGCTGAGGAGACTATTCACCGATTACAGCTCTATATTGgagtgtatactgtatatatacatgaaaacatgaaaaagcacCCACAAAAagattcagaagtgaattctgctgctcaaaaaaaccccAGTTGTTCAGCAGTTGGAATAAACCAGgttggattattattatatttttgctttttgatgtaataacaacatttttactgctttgatgttgttttttcagataattatatatttacataagcaaaaaaaagtgcgGAGTGCAGATATGATCATAAAAAAAGTGCTCTGTGACAGTGTGGTGTTTGGCTCGGAGGTGAGGAGAATATTCTCGGTTCCGTTTTCGACGCAGCCTCTTTTAGCTGAAGGCTGGCTGGAGACTGGAAAGATGTTTATGAGCAGTCCCAGAGCTGGCGAGCTGATATAAACACAGGCTCTGCTGCGCCGTTAAATGATCCCTGACGGTGACAGGCACATTGCTCGCCAGGCCCCCGAAAGACAGAACCCGGTCCTCAAGAATAAATTGATGGAGGACGCTGATAAAATAAACGACTGGCGTCCACAAACacgggggggggaaaaaaggcaatGAAACGGTGGCGGAGGAACTGAGGGAAAGTAACGAGTGAAACAGAGGGAAGGTTGCCGTGCACTGAACTATGAAGATCACAAATGTACAATTATGTCAATAGCTGTTTTTGAGTTATGGCCCCGGGATGAGAAACTGCTGAGAAGCTGCTGTGAGtgtattttctgacattgtaaCATAAGGATTTTATAAAGCGCTAACGGAagcaacagcttttttttttcttcttttctcttcaccAGCTTAACCGTTAAATGTAATTCTCGTCCTTCTCACAGGCTCTTCAGCGGTCTAAACGGGGTTAAGATCGAGAACCAAGGTAAACATTCCATGCTCATCTTTTTCAACGTCTCGGAAGAAGACTATGGGAACTACACGTGTGTCGCCATGAACACCATGGGAATCACTAACGCCAGCATAATCCTATACGGTAAGAAGATGCGCTGGCCGCGAGATGTGAAACGCGTTATTTATGTTTTGAGTCGTCGCCGTGTCATCTCGGACGGACAACCTCTCGTGATTGCTTCTTCGCAGGCGAGCGTctgtgcacataaaaaaaaaaaaatcccccactCGATGTGATGCACAGatttaccttctttttttttttttcatttctaacaTTCGTTCGTTTCCATGGCGATTGCAGCATGAATGTTGGGCTCCCGAGGAAATAAGCTCACGTGTGCATATGAATCACAGTTATTCACGGTTTGTTGTCGCTGCGTTCCAAACCAGAGAATGTCACCTTCGGAGAAATCGATCTGCAAAACATCTCTTactcatgtacaactacagtacAGTGGTTTTTATTTCTCGTTTTTCTtgactttaaactgttaatTCGCTtgtttaacatgcagtaaattgtaaatcgCTACGGGCGAAAGCACCTGCTCAAAGGACATTTTGTGGCcctttattgttaaaataagcaaaaaaaaaaagaaatggccaGACGGACATTGAGTCAAAGGGTTAAAATCATGTCTGctgacataatataataaattcTGGGATAAGCCAGCCTGGATCAGCACAGATCGTACTCTGACATCACCCAAAAACTGTTGGGTGACACTACACCTTCTGTGTCGGATAACATTTGCAACAATTcatatttttcctcattttttttatgacctCCCAGGACTTGAGCCACACATTTCTTACACATTTGAAGGAGGAGCCTTCAAAATGGGACCTGCCGAGTTGCTGCGCTCGTTGGAGCACTAAAGCACAGTATCTGTTGTGTCTTTCTCCGCCCAGGTCCGGGAGCGATCCACGACGTGAACGGGGCGTCGGCGTTGTCCCATTGCTCCACATGTCTCCTGCTGATCGTAACCTTGCTCCACCAGATGAAGTTCTGATGTGGGAAAAAGTGACAACCTTCAACCTCGCAACATTGAACAGCAAGAACAGACTATTAGTCTatcatttcttcttctgaaTTAGTCTATTGGAAGAAACGGGGAAATCCGAGAGCACCACTGGTTCACGTTTAATTATcccaatttgtttttgtttttttttattgtcattatttctgGCTTTGGCAGGGGGAGTCTGTTCTGTGTCGGCTTGCTCCAGAAGAAGGGGAAACGTTTGAATCATGCACTAATTTGATGAAAGTTGAAGTACTGACTTGTGCCCCCCCTGCCCCCTCCCAAAAACCTTTTTTGTATGTGAAAagggaaaatgaagaaaaaaaaaaaagatataaaaaatatacatgtaacTGTTGATAGTTGACTGTTTATTGCCCAGTATTGAAGTGTacattcagattattattattattactactgtgTCACGTCCTGGTCAATATCTGTACAATACCATTAAGCTTTTTTTAAGtaaacggcaaaaaaaaaaaggtgaaaaaaaaaaatgcaacgtGATTGTCgaattttactgtatttttacagTTGTATGCAAAACAGAATAACAGATCATTTACGATAAAACAGTTGATTTCTCAGGCAATGTCCTACATCATAGTGCATccaattcttcttttttttgtgtgtgtgtgtgtgtgtgtgtagaaaatgtACAGACGTGTACAGACGATTCCTGCACTATTGTTTTTTATCTTCTCCCCCCCCAAATCAAACGGCAAATTGCCTAATCCCAGTGTCATAGCAGCTCCATGGCATATTCACGGCAAACATCTGAGATTCGAAGGCTCCACACGTTGGCATTTGCGTC
This genomic stretch from Solea senegalensis isolate Sse05_10M linkage group LG13, IFAPA_SoseM_1, whole genome shotgun sequence harbors:
- the LOC122779684 gene encoding opioid-binding protein/cell adhesion molecule homolog, which gives rise to MDRMPARITNISKDITVNEGSNVNLMCLAVGRPEANIIWKHHSPRGTHKFVTEGENLELTAVTKEQSGSYECIASNEISSPDVRTVQVTVNYPPFISKARSTGIPVGQRGVLQCEASAVPRADFEWYKEDRRLFSGLNGVKIENQGKHSMLIFFNVSEEDYGNYTCVAMNTMGITNASIILYGPGAIHDVNGASALSHCSTCLLLIVTLLHQMKF